TCACAAAGGCCGGACTGATCGCCAGAACATCCATATCCTCCACATTGTATTTCCACTGCATAAACTTAACGGTATGCCGTGCAGAGGTTTCATAACGCTTCCAGGTACCGTGAGCAAATGATTTCCCAATCAAAGGTTCCATCTGCCTATTTTGATCCCTGAAAACTTCCATTATGGTAATCTTCTTTTCATCAATACCTAAAAATCGGTTTTTGAGAGAATCACAGGATATTTCTTTATTTGCCGTAATGAGTTCGTTATTGCACTGTAAAAATTTCAACCGAATACTGACCAGAAAGGCATTAACTGTTCTGGCCTGGTTTCCGGTTCCGGAAAGTTTTCCGGCTTTGGAATTCCAGGATGAGGTAGTGATGGTTTGTCCTGTGGAAAGTTCGGCTCTTTTCCCTTTTACAGTAATTCGCAGATAGATGACTGAAAGTTCGGGATTGCCTTTGGTTTTCTTGGCATAGAAAAGCAGAGTGTAACTGTTCATTGTGTGGTGACTTTAAGGTTAAAATTAAATTTAAACCAAGCCTCCTGCAAGATGTTCAATCTTTGAAACAGTGTTTGTACAGGCTGTTTACAAAAATCGCGGTGAGTAGTTGAGTGTTATTTAGGTACTCACCGAATGACACTCCTTAAGTTTGTAATTTTTTGGTATTTATTGAAATGCTATAAAAAAAGAAAACCCTTTAAAATGGGGGTTTTAAAGGGTTTTGCAATGTTTTGATTGCTTAGTTGCAGAGAGGAAGGCTCCGCTCAAGATATTACGACGGAAAACGGAATGAATACTGAAAATAAAAGTTCTTATATTCGAAAGAAAGTGTAAACCAGTTCTGAACATAGTTGTTTTTAATTTCCTTACCATCAACAGTCTCTACCAATATGGAGGCGGGCTGCAAATTAAATCTCGCAATAAAGACATTGCTTCCAAAAGGTATTACATTTCCGCTAATCTGAACGCCAAGCTGCCTTGTATAATCGGCATTCACATTCCTCAAAACAAAACCATCCAAATTGCTGTCGAATGTGTAGAACTGTGCAATGTCCCTTTTCAGATAATTGTATAACGCTGTGGCATTAACATCGAAATATTTGTTGTTAAACGAATAGGTCAGATTATTTCTAAAAGTATGTTTCGGCTTCAAGAAGGGGTTTCCACTACGGTAAATATTTGGAACTATTTGGGTAACGTTACTACTCAATGCTTCTGCCCACGGACTTTGAGAGGTGTAATCTGTTGTCAGTCTCAAACTTTGGTTTTTCGCCAAATCGTAACTCAACACTAGTTTCGGTGTCGGCGCCCAGTCGTTCTGCGTGGTTTCTGCGCTTTTGTTGTGGATATTCGTCACGCCGATTCCGAAACGGTAACCCAACTTGTGCCACTTTCCGGAATATTCGGTGTAGAGGTATTGTTCCAGATAATTCACATCGTAATGCGACGCACCGAGAAGGTTCACCAAATCATTTGAAATCGCGGTGTTCGAGATTCGGTAGCCGGAACTCAACTTTCCTTTTTCAAACTGGTGCGTGTGCGCAATCTCGCCGACGACTCCGGTCTGTTTTGCCTTCAGATTCATATCGTTGTTAAATACGTCGGTATCGTCCGCAGTATTCCATTCGTGGTCGAATTGCGAGGAAGTTGTGGTATAATGCGAACCGATTAAGTTTAAACTCAATTCGTCCTTCTTCCCGATATTTTTGGAATAATAGAGGTCCAAAGTCGGTGCGGTGTAGGCGGAATTGCTGTTGTGGACTGTGCTGTGGTTTTCTGCGAGATTGTCCTGCGTGAAAATACTTTGTCCAATTCCTTTGTTAAAATTTGAATTGAAGAAAATGCTTACCTTCGCCTGAAAAGTGTAGTTACCAGGAACGACATTCGAGTATCTCAAAGCGATATTCTGGTTGGTGTAGCCAAACTGGTCTTTCTGTTGTAGTCGTAGATTTTATCGACAATTCTATTGTCATAGTCTCTCAAATTGATTGAATATTCCAAACCGAAATCGTTCTTTCCCTTCGTATAACCAGCGTAAGCGGAACCGTTCACTAAGCCTGTTGTTAATGCAGAAGTCACATCCGCGCCATAGGATTAGCCGACTTCCGGATTTTTTGTAATAATGTTCACCACGGTATCGGCTCTTTGGGAATATCTTGCAGGCGGAATGTCGAAATATTCCACACGCACCACGTTCGTTGGTGCAATGCTTTTAATCTGGTTGTCGCTGGCTTCAATTCCATTAATCAGAAAGAGAATTTTTCCACCCTTGATACTTGTAACAGTATTGGAAATCGGGTCGAGTTGCAGTTCGGGCAGCGTGGTAAGCAAATCTTTGGAATGTCTTGCTTTTTCCAATGCCTCCTTATCGAAGGTGTAATTCGTATGGTCGGAAAACTGTTTCTTCTTTTGGGATTTTATTAAAACTTCCTGGATGTCTTTTGTAGAAAGTGAATCTTTTTTCTCCTGGGAAAATGCAAGGGCAGGAGTAACAGCAACTATTAAAAAAAATATCGCATGAGGGAATCGATATAACATTCGCTAAATTTTCTTCTAATTTAAAAACACATCTCACAAGCACAAAGTTTAATCGGTAAAAACAAGATTTTTATCGGTAGAAATATAAGGATCACCGATTAACAAAACTAAAAACCAACTTTATTAATCTTTTGTTCTTGTAATTCTTGTTTCTGTTGGAGGATAGATGTGAGATTGCTCATATCGTCGCTTACTTTTTTATCCAAAATCTTCGCATAATGTTGTGTGGTCTTTATATTTTTATGACCGAGCATTTTGCTTACACTTTCAATGGAAACGCCATTTGACAAAGTAATAGTAGTAGCAAAGGTATGTCGTGCAATATGGTATGTCAATTCTTTATCAATCTGACACAAATCTGCAATTTCTTTCAGATAAGCATTCATTTTCTGATTAGTGAGGATGGGCAATAACTTTCCACTCACAGAGCAATACTGATTGTCGCGATATTTTTCAATAATACGCATTGCTTGTGGCAGTAGTGGAATATTAGAAGCTGTTTTTGTTTTTTGTCTTTTCGTAAAAATCCATTTGTTTCCATCCAGTCCAAAAGAAATGTTTTGTTTGGTTAGTTGTTTTGTATCAATATAAGCCAAACCGGTGTAGCAACTGAACAAAAAAATATCCCTGACTAATGAGAGTCTTTCATTTTTAAAATCCTTCTCCGTTAATCTAGTAAGTTCATCTTCATTCAGATATACTCTTGTAACTTCTTCAAATTTTGAATGATAATTTAGAAAAGGATTTTTTTCAATCCAACCGTTAGCAAGGCAAATTCTGATAATCTTTCCAAAGTTTTTCAAATATTTTACAGCCGAATTATTGTTGCAGGCCTTTTCAGTCCGCAGAAAAAATTCAAAATCATTTAAAAAGGCATAATCAATTTTCTTAATATTAATATCAGAAATTCTATACTTCCATTTAAGAAATTCTAAAGTATGGTTAAGGCAGGTGCGGTATCTACCCAGCGTTCCAGGTGCAAATTCTTTACCTACGAGTTTTTCCATACGATTATTATGATCCTTAAAAATACCGATAAGCATTCTTCCGGTTGCTTCTTTTCCAGTTAATCTGTTTTTTAAAACTTCAGTTGTAATATGTTCACCATCTTTCATAAGATCGTGATAGGCATTGTGAACCTGCTGCTCAAAGGTTTTCAGATAATGGTTAAGTTGTTTTATGGCCTCCGTATATCCTGTTGCCTTTTGTGCAGCAGCATTCCATTGGGATAATTTTATCGTCCTTTTCACACTTATTTCCGTAGCTTTTCCGTCGATTGTAATTCTAAGGTAAATTGGACATTCTCCCTTAGCATTTTCTTTGGCTTTTTTCACATAAAAAAGCAGGCTGAAAGTCTGGTTCATTTTACTAATATTTTAAGCATTAAATTTAAAATTCCTGAAAACCGTCCGCAAGATGTTCACTTTCTAAACAAGCTCACAGTAAGGCTTTCGGCGATTTCCAGTGACCCTTTTTTCCTTGGACATAGGTCACTGAAAAGGTCACTGCACACACTCGAAAAAAAAATCCAAAATTTGGTCTGAAAAAATCATTTCAAAATCAATTTTCAATCGCTCGCTTAGATTTTTTCCAGTGACCTATTTTTGAAACCGAAATAGGTCACTGAATAGGTCACTGAAAATATGTGCGAATTTGTTGCTCTTTGATTTCAGCATAAAAAGAAAAATGCCGTAAAACCTATGTTTTACAGCATTTTGTGCTACTTTGGTAAAGTAATCGCGATCCGGACGGGACTCGAACCCGCGACCTCCGCCGTGACAGGGCGGCATTCTAACCAGCTGAACTACCGGATCAATTTTTTTAAAGATAAAAATTGAAAA
This DNA window, taken from Chryseobacterium sp. 6424, encodes the following:
- a CDS encoding phage integrase SAM-like domain and Arm DNA-binding domain-containing protein, translated to MNSYTLLFYAKKTKGNPELSVIYLRITVKGKRAELSTGQTITTSSWNSKAGKLSGTGNQARTVNAFLVSIRLKFLQCNNELITANKEISCDSLKNRFLGIDEKKITIMEVFRDQNRQMEPLIGKSFAHGTWKRYETSARHTVKFMQWKYNVEDMDVLAISPAFVSNYEFWLRTVKKCGNNTAVKYIKNFQKIVNICLANDWIQKNPFISYKAKLTPVTPNFLDENQLAAIQNKVFRTERLTLVRDIFGFRPKEPKQKSMSGFPFC
- a CDS encoding TonB-dependent receptor domain-containing protein, whose translation is MRYSNVVPGNYTFQAKVSIFFNSNFNKGIGQSIFTQDNLAENHSTVHNSNSAYTAPTLDLYYSKNIGKKDELSLNLIGSHYTTTSSQFDHEWNTADDTDVFNNDMNLKAKQTGVVGEIAHTHQFEKGKLSSGYRISNTAISNDLVNLLGASHYDVNYLEQYLYTEYSGKWHKLGYRFGIGVTNIHNKSAETTQNDWAPTPKLVLSYDLAKNQSLRLTTDYTSQSPWAEALSSNVTQIVPNIYRSGNPFLKPKHTFRNNLTYSFNNKYFDVNATALYNYLKRDIAQFYTFDSNLDGFVLRNVNADYTRQLGVQISGNVIPFGSNVFIARFNLQPASILVETVDGKEIKNNYVQNWFTLSFEYKNFYFQYSFRFPS
- a CDS encoding site-specific integrase → MNQTFSLLFYVKKAKENAKGECPIYLRITIDGKATEISVKRTIKLSQWNAAAQKATGYTEAIKQLNHYLKTFEQQVHNAYHDLMKDGEHITTEVLKNRLTGKEATGRMLIGIFKDHNNRMEKLVGKEFAPGTLGRYRTCLNHTLEFLKWKYRISDINIKKIDYAFLNDFEFFLRTEKACNNNSAVKYLKNFGKIIRICLANGWIEKNPFLNYHSKFEEVTRVYLNEDELTRLTEKDFKNERLSLVRDIFLFSCYTGLAYIDTKQLTKQNISFGLDGNKWIFTKRQKTKTASNIPLLPQAMRIIEKYRDNQYCSVSGKLLPILTNQKMNAYLKEIADLCQIDKELTYHIARHTFATTITLSNGVSIESVSKMLGHKNIKTTQHYAKILDKKVSDDMSNLTSILQQKQELQEQKINKVGF